One window of the Klebsiella sp. WP3-W18-ESBL-02 genome contains the following:
- the hypE gene encoding hydrogenase expression/formation protein HypE, with the protein MKTIQLAHGSGGLAMQQLIDSLFMKAFANPWLAEQEDQARLSLASLTAHGDRLAFSTDSYVIDPLFFPGGNIGKLAVCGTANDVAVSGAVPRYLSCGFIIEEGLAMETLEAVVNSMAATAQAAEIAIVTGDTKVVGRGAADKLFINTAGMGAIPADIHWGAATLTPGDVLIVSGTLGDHGATILNLREQLGLDGELQSDCAVLTPLIQSLRPIDGVKALRDATRGGVNAVAHEFAATCGYGVEIQEQYLPLKDAVRGVCELLGLDALNFANEGKLVIGVSREAADTVLAALRAHPLGADAAIIGEVTERRGVRVAGLYGVKRTLDLPHAEPLPRIC; encoded by the coding sequence ATGAAGACAATCCAGTTAGCCCACGGCAGCGGCGGCCTGGCGATGCAGCAGCTGATCGACAGTCTGTTTATGAAGGCGTTCGCCAACCCCTGGCTGGCGGAGCAGGAGGACCAGGCGCGTCTGTCGCTGGCTTCTCTGACCGCCCACGGTGACCGTCTGGCCTTTTCTACCGACAGCTACGTGATAGACCCCCTGTTCTTCCCCGGAGGCAATATCGGCAAGCTGGCGGTCTGCGGCACGGCGAACGACGTGGCGGTCAGCGGTGCGGTACCGCGCTATCTTTCCTGCGGTTTTATTATTGAGGAAGGGCTAGCGATGGAGACGCTGGAGGCCGTGGTCAACAGCATGGCGGCGACCGCCCAGGCGGCGGAAATCGCCATCGTCACCGGCGACACCAAAGTGGTCGGTCGCGGCGCGGCGGACAAGCTTTTTATCAACACCGCCGGAATGGGCGCCATTCCGGCGGATATCCACTGGGGCGCGGCAACGCTGACGCCAGGTGACGTGCTCATCGTCAGCGGTACGCTAGGCGATCACGGTGCGACCATTCTCAACCTGCGTGAACAGCTCGGCCTCGACGGTGAACTGCAAAGCGACTGCGCGGTATTAACGCCGCTGATTCAAAGCCTGCGGCCCATCGACGGCGTCAAAGCGCTGCGTGATGCCACTCGCGGCGGGGTCAATGCGGTCGCCCACGAGTTTGCCGCGACCTGCGGCTACGGCGTTGAAATCCAGGAACAATACCTGCCGTTAAAAGATGCCGTACGCGGCGTGTGCGAATTATTGGGGCTGGACGCGCTTAACTTTGCTAATGAAGGTAAACTGGTTATCGGCGTCAGCCGGGAGGCCGCCGATACGGTACTCGCCGCACTGCGCGCGCACCCACTGGGCGCGGATGCCGCCATCATCGGCGAAGTGACCGAACGTCGAGGCGTTCGCGTGGCCGGGCTCTACGGCGTGAAGCGCACGCTGGATCTCCCCCACGCCGAACCGCTGCCGCGAATTTGTTAA